From the Flavobacterium gyeonganense genome, the window GATAAATTCATAGCATTGTGTTTTTTGTAAAATTAAAAGTTTTTACTACATAAAATACGTTCAAAATACTTTTTCGATTATTATTCAGAGAAAACGTTTTAGAGAACATAAAATTGTCAGCGTTTTACAAATTTACTCACTATTTTCAAAAAAACATACTTTAATATCACCAGAAAATAGGATATTTTCATTTTAAGTATTCCTATCTTAAAAATAGTTTTCTGACATTTTATACCATTTCAATCTCTTATCTTTACAAAAAATTATTTTTTATTAACCTTTTGATAAATTAAGAGAAAAAACTAATATCTGTGATTGATGGCGAGTTTCAATAATACAAATCATCTGATTTAGAAAAATTATTATTCCAATGGAAAATTCATTAAAAACCCTATTTCCTAATTTCTCCAATGAACTTATTGCGACAATTGAAGAAAGCGGAAGCCTGCAGGATTTTAAAGCCGGAACTATCCTAATGCGAACCGGGCAATATATCAAAAACACGGTTTTAATTACCAAAGGAAAAATCAAAATTTATCGCGAAGGCGACGATGGAGGTGAGTTTTTAATGTATTATTTACAGCCCGGACAAGCCTGTGCTATTTCGATGATCTGTACTGCAAAAAGCGAAAAAAGCCAGATTATGGCGAAAGTCGTTGAGGATGTTACGGTTATGATGATTCCGCTTCAAATGATGGACAAATGGATGATGGAACACAGATCCTGGTACGAATTTGTTATCGAAACCTACCGAAATCGCTTTGAAGAAGTACTTGAAGTAGTCGATAACATAGCTTTCCGCTCTATGGATGAACGCCTTGAATTCTATTTAAAACGCCACTCCGATGCTTGCGGCTGTTCTGAAGTCAAATTATCACATCAGGAAATTGCATCCGAATTAAATACCTCCAGGGAAGTGGTTTCGAGATTACTCAAAAAAATGGAACAGCGCGGCCTTGTCAAACTAAACCGAAATCAGATCGAATTATTAAAGACTAATTCTACTAATTTGCGCTAATTATATTCTTTTACATTCAGCTTTTAAATGCTGTATCAAAAAAATACCTTCTGTGATAAATGTTACTGTATAATCCTAATTTCCGAAGCAACTTTGTATAAAAAACAAATGCAATGGAATACGCTGGTTATTTTGCTTCAGTTATTATCGGAATCTCTCTCGGCTTAATCGGTGGAGGCGGTTCTATACTTACGGTACCAATTTTAGTATACTTATTTAAGGTAAATCCAGAACAGGCCACGTCATACTCCTTATTTATTGTCGGAATAACCGCCATGTCCGGAAGTTACAGCCATTACAAAATGGGCAATCTGAAACTCAAATCGGCTTTGTATTTTGCGATTCCTTCTGTGGTATCCATCCTAATTATCCGCGAAGTCATTTTCCCTCAGATCGCAGCTACTTTATTTTCCGTCGCTTCCTATTCGGTTTCAAAAGATTTCCTGATTATGGTTGTCTTCTCTATTTTGATGATTACTGCGGCGATTTCTATGATTCGGAAAAACGAGCCCGAAATAAAAGCAACCAAAACTAATTATATCCAATTAAGCGTAATAGGTTTTGTAGTTGGAATAGTAACGGGATTTCTGGGTGCCGGAGGCGGATTCTTAATCATCCCAGCCTTGCTGTTTTTCGCTAAATTACCAATGAAACAGGCCGTAGGAACTTCATTATTAATCATCACAATCAATTCTGTAATAGGTTTTGGAGGAGACTTATACATCGGAACACGAATCAATTATCCTTTTTTATTGGGTATTTCGATAATGGCACTTTTGGGAATGTTAATAGGAAGCCAGCTTTCTAAAAAAATAGATGGTACAAAGTTAAAGCCTCTTTTTGGCTGGTTTGTACTTATTATGGGAATTTATATTATCACTAAGGAAGTTTTGTTTTAGGCTTTATAAAAAAGCTTTTAGCCCAAATAAGATTTGGGCTAAAAACAGGACGCATTTTACCTGGAGTTACATCAAATTTCCCCAAATTTTTGTTTATAACAACCCGGCTCAACTCTTGTCCTGCTTAAAAAGCTTTTCTATTAATTATGATTTTGTCTTCGAAAGTTCACTCCCATTGTTATTTGCGTTAATACTTTATTTATTTAGGATTCTAAAAACTTCCTATTATCAGAAAATTACAACCCTGTATTTCATTATTTTTTTCTGATAGTGATAAAATAACCATACATCAAAGCTGCCATTATGATAACCACATCATAGTGAGAAATTCCAAACACATACATTTTCTTTATTCTTTATTTAAGCAGTACTTTTTATATTTCTTTCAAACTGAAAATCCAGATATTGATCTATCTGCCTGCCTATCAGAAAACGGTCATTTGCTTCAATTTTAATTCTTGTCTCTTTTTGATAAATATCTTTTACAAAAACAAAATATATAAATTCTGAAGAATCAAATCTTGCGATTATAATAAAAGCGTAACATAAAATTGTGGGAATGATATAGTATAAATCCATCATATCAGTAAAAATCATACAATAATATGCCACGGCGGTTACGGCAATAAAAGCACTGTTTTCAAGAAAATATTTTTTCCTTTTTCTTAGCAGTCCAAGTTCTTTAATTTCATCAAAATTATACTGCCAGTTTTTAGATTTGTAGTTAAATTTAATTGTGTCGCTAAAAATTGTTATGAACATAATAATAAGAAATAAGAGTTTGCATAAACATCTTTTTAAGATCTTCCGGAAAATCTTAGATGTGCAATATTAGGTATTAACTTCTTTTTTATCTTAAAACAAAAATTATAGAATATAACCAATAGTTGTAATTAAAAACTTAGAAAAACAGTAACCTAATTACCATTAATTTTATTTTTTATTTACTAAAAAACCAATATCCTGTTGGGGGATTTCTGCAATCAGGCTGTGCTATAAAGACTTAAAACTTATTTTTCTAATTAAAAAATACTGTTTTTAAAAAAGTCCAGCTATTAAAATGAAAATTTAAGTTTGTAATTTTAAGTTTTATTTGCAAAATCGTTTTGATTAACTTTAATAGAACAAGTTGAAACAAAATGAATGTAAGAATAGAAAAGATGTCAGTTGTGAATGATAAAATGAAAGATAAAATAAAAACCAATTCATATAAGACACAAAACAATATAACAGTAAAGGCAATGACAGAAGATAATTCCGAACATAACAACTTCAGAATACCAATACCGTCCCGTTTTGAAGAAGTATTTACTCATTTTTATTTTGCAGAAAATAAATCCGGAAAACTTATTTCCAAAACTTTATTACCTTCTTATCAAACCATATTAATTTTTAATTTCGGAGCAAAACCCTATTTAATTACGAAACAAAATACAAAGATTGAAGTTGACAAATACCTCATAATTGGTCCAATAAAACAGGCTTTTGATTATGTTTTACCTCATCGCACCGAAATGTTAACCGTCAATTTTAAAGATGACGCTTTTTCACGTTTTTTTGGCAATGCTGCTATTTCAGAGCATTTGCCTATTAGTCCCGACGATTTAGTAAACGACGATTGTTTTGGGATTTTATGGTATAAACTTAGTAAAATACAAAATATTGAGGAAAGAGTTAATTGCGTCCTTGAATTTAGCGAACCTTATCTTGTAACGAGAAATAATATTGCCGAACAATTGTCAAATTTCAGGGATCAATCATTAAATTCTATAAAGTATGTTGCAAGTCAAAACAACCAGGCCGAACGTAACATGCAGCTTCAGCATAAAAAACACTTTGGTTATTCTTCCAAAGAATACAACCGGTACGAAAGATTTTTAAAAGCTATCGAACTCATACAAAATCTGGCATCTTTATCTTCAAAAATTGACTGGTTCGAAATTGTAACCCAATGTGGTTATTATGACCAAAGCCAACTCATAAAAGACTTTAAACATTACATTAATCTTACTCCTTCCCAATATCTAAAATTCCAGCAGGATATCTGCAATCCAATATCCTGATTTCGTTTTCTTACAATTTTAAGCCATAAAGGCATCCTACATTTGTTTCATCAAATTACAAAAACTACAAAACGATGAAACATCTTATTATTTATGCCCATCCCAATCCAAACAGCTTAAACAGCTATTTAAAAAGCACTACTGCAGCACATCTTGAGAAAAACAATCACGAAGTCGTAATTCGGGATTTGTATGCCCTGAATTTCAACCCTGTACTTTCATTGGACGACATGGCAGGACAACGAAACGGATTAGTATCTGACGATGTAAAACGAGAGCAGGAATTTATTACATGGGCAGACTGCATCACATTTATCCACCCTATTTGGTGGACAGGATTACCGGCTATTATGAAAGGGTACATCGACCGCGTTTTCAGTTATGGATTTGCGTATCGTTACGATCAGGGCATCCAGAAAGGACTACTTGCAGGCAAAAAAGCAGTCATTATCAATACCCACGGAAAATCGAAAGCAGAATATGAAGCAATCGGAATGGATAAGGCCTTGCTGCTGACATCAGACAAAGGCATTTATACTTACTCAGGACTTGAGGTTATTGAACATCTTTTTTTCGACAAAGCAGACAGATCCGTTTCAGAACATTTAGAAAATTGGACAAACCAAATCAAAAAAGCTTATTAATCCCCATTTATAACTTTTAAAACTCAATTATTATGGAAATTTTAATTCAAATTGAAGAACTCATTATGTTTCTCGGATGCATCTATTTATTTTCACGTTTAAACTTAAAATGGTGGTGGTTCCCTGTTCTTTTGCTTCTGCCCGATTTGGCTATGATAGGCTATGCTTTCAATTCGGCAACAGGTGCAATTACGTACAACATCATTCATTTCAAAGGAACTGCAGTAATCATTGGACTGTATGGACTCGCAAAAGATAACCGAAAACTGATGCTCATTGGAATAATCTTGCTTGCCCATGCCACAATGGACAGAGCTATCGGTACAGGTTTAAAATACTTTGACGGATTTTGGCATACTAGTTTAAGTACAGAACCTTTTTTGTAGTCAACGGTTTGCTTTTAAATCCGCATTAGCAGTTAGGCAGTAGGAATGCATAATTATAAAGAAATTGTCTTGTAATAAAAAAAGTGCTTTGGGCGTTTCCTACGGCCGGGCTATATGCTTGTATCTTTTCCCTGCTGGCAGCAGCAGGAAAAAGGATACCACTTCTATCCCTAACGCGATTCAAAATGAATAAAGCATTTACAATTGTTAAATAATAATACCGAAACTTCTTTTAACCCATCTTTTAAATCTGTCTAAACTTTTGGGTGCAGTCTACTTTAATCTTTTGGCTAAAGCCTTTTCCTAATCCAAATAAAAAAACCTCCAGTTAAAACTGGAGGCAATGCATATTTTACACTTTTGTAATCCTTCTAAAAGTTTATAGCTTTGACAAAGATTCTGATTCATTACATTTAATTCGTGAATTCGTCACTAAAAACATATCAATGCTCTCCATACCCAACATCATCCATCTTCCCGCTAAAAACACGATACTGAATAATAAAATAAACAATCACCAGAAACAAAGCAATAAAGAACCAGCTCAGACTAGCATTCAAACCGTATTCTCCGGCGGCTGTATTGTAAATCGTCAATGAAGGGTTCACTTTATTCGTTGAAGGAAGAACATTCGGGAAAATCGAAACCGCTGTTGAGGCAAATCCGCCTACTAAAAACAAAGTCGAAAACAGAAAACCGTAACCGTCTTTTTTAAAAGAACGAACTTTAAATAATCCTAAAATCCCAACAAAAGTCAGAATCGGAAAAAACCATAAAATTGGGTTTTCTACAAAATTATGAAACGGTTTAGGCTCAATAAAATGCCAGACCTGAAGTGAAATAAAGACCAAAACCAGCAAAACAATATTCAGTTTAAAAACAACATTTTTAAGCTTCGGATTTAAAGAAGAATTCGTTTTGTAAATAATCCAGTTTGCACCGTGAATGGTCAGCGCTACAACACTTACAATTCCCAAAAACAAAGTAAACCAGTCAATAATTCCCAATTCATTTGCCTGCGGGCTAAAAGTCGGATTCCATAAAGGCAGAAAGAAATAATGTGCCTCCTGAGTCGAAACACCATTTTGGACCATTCCGAGGTTTACACCACGAACGATATTTCCCAGCGCCATTCCGAAGAAAAGTGCCAAAAGCAAACTCGCTATTCCGAACGCTTTGTCCCAAATCGCTTCCCACATATGATGGTGCACCTGTCCTCGCATTTCTAATCCGATGGCGCGGAAAATCAAAAGCCATAAAATCATAATCAAAGGCAGGTAAAATCCGCTGAAAGACGATGCATACAAAGTCGGGAAAGCAAAAAACAAAACACCTCCGGCAGCAATCAGCCAGACTTCATTGGCATCCCAAAAAGGACCAATGGAGTTTGTAATAACTTTTTTATCCCTTTCTGTTTTCGCAAAAAACAAATGAATAATTCCTGCACCAAAATCATAACCGTCCAATACCAGATAAACAGCAAGTATTCCCATTAAAACTACGTACCAAAAAAATTCCATACTTATATTTTTTCTGTTGAAAGTTCCACATGATGCGGTCCTTTATTGATAATTTTTCCAACCAAAAGCAAAAACAGCATTCCGAGCAAAAGGTATAAACCTATAAAACCCAATAATGTAAACAAGGTATTTCCGGAAGAAACTGTTGGCGAAGCACCCGATGCTGTCCGCAATAAATTATAAACCAGCCAGGGCTGTCTTCCTAATTCGGCGGTGTACCAGCCTGTGGTGTTAGCAATATACGGAAACGGCATCATAAACATCAGCGACCATAAAATCCATTTCGTTTCAAACAATTTCCCTCTGATTAACTGGAAGAGTGCAAGGACCATCAAGCCGATAAATACTGTTCCAAGTCCTACCATAATATGATACGCATAATACAATCCTGAAATATTGGTTGGATGCAGGTCTTCTTCAAACTGGTCTAAACCTTTAATTTCCTGATTCCAGTTTCCATACGTCAGGAAGCTCAAAATATTTGGAACGGCGATTTTATTATCGAGTTTTTTGTCTTTTACATCGGGCTGTCCTATTAAGACAATTTCAGAACCTTTTTTTTCGGTATGAAAAATTCCTTCCATAGCGGCAAAAGTCACTGGCTGGTATTTCACTACGTTTTTAGCAAGTAAATCGCCTGTTGGAACGGCAACGATGATAGTCGAAATTAATCCAAAAATGACTCCGGTTTTTAAAAACAATTTTCCAAAAGAAACATTTTTTCTGCTTAAAATATAAAAAGCGCCAATTCCGGCAACCACAAACGAACTTGTTACCAAAGAAGCCGCCTGATTGTGCAGGTAAGAAGGCCACAACCATGGATTTAAAAACAACGCTTTAAAATTCGTCAGTACAAATTTTCCGTTTTCCAAAATTTCATAGCCTACCGGATTCTGCATCCACGAATGTGTAGCAATTATTAAGTAGCCGCTAGCCCAGGAGCCAACCATAATCAACAATCCGGTTACAAAATGCCATTTATGCCCAAGAAGTTTTTCTCCAAATAAAAAGATCCCGAGAAAAGAAGATTCGAGAAAGAAAGAAAACATCCCCTCCATAGCAAGAGTTTGTCCAATAATTCCACCAGTTAATTCGGAGAACTTGGCCCAGTTCGTTCCAAACTGAAACTCCATCGGGATTCCGGTTACAACTCCCATTGCAAAATTCAGGGCGAAGATTTTCATCCAGAAATGCGTGGCATGATTGTATTGTTCGTTATTGGTTTTGAGATATTTCCACTTAAAGTAAACAATAATGAGTGAAAGCCCCATTGTAAGCTGTGGAAAAAGATAATGAAAAGTAATGGTGAAGGCAAATTGCATTCGGTCATAAAAGAGCATTTCTTCCATAAGGTAATTTGTTTATGAAGTTCCACAAATTTACCCATTAAAACCTGAATTGCTGTCCTGCAAAACTAGTTTATTTGTAAATTTTTAAACCATATGAGTAAATATAATTTTACGAAAAATCTAAAATGAACTTATATCACTTATATGGTAAATTATTTAAAGTTTTTTCTGCAAAACCAGATTTCTGTAACATTAGTCACTTACTTTAGCCTAAAACAAACTTACCTTTGTCATCCAATTATTTACTAAGAAAATCATGAAAATAGAACAAATTTACACCGGATGTCTCGCACAAGGTGCATACTATATTACTTCAAATGGAGAAGCTGCTATTGTTGATCCGCTTCGTGAAATTCAGCCTTATCTGGATCGTCTGGAACGAGACGGCGTTAAACTGAAATACATTTTTGAAACACATTTTCACGCCGATTTCGTTTCTGGTCATCTTGATTTAAGCAAAGAAACTCACGCATCCATTGTTTACGGCCCAAATGCCAAACCTGAATTTGAATGTATTATTGCTAAAGACGGAGAGGATTTTAAAATCGGAAATATTATCATCAAAGCCTTACATACCCCCGGTCATACGATGGAAAGCACGACTTATTTACTTATTGATGAAAACGGAAAAGATTACGCTATTTTTTCCGGAGATACTCTATTTATCGGTGATGTTGGACGCCCTGACCTTGCTCAAAAAGCGGCAGGAATGACTCAGGATGAACTCGCCGGGATTTTATTTTATTCACTTCGAAATAAAATTATGACTTTGGCTGATGATGTGATTGTTTACCCTGCGCACGGTGCCGGAAGTGCGTGTGGAAAAAATATGAGCAAGGAAACGATTTCGACCATCGGGAATCAAAAAATAACCAATTATGCTTTGCGTGAAAATATGACCGAAACCGAATTCATCAAAGAAGTCACAGATGGTTTATTGCCTCCTCCAGCCTATTTCAGTATGAACGTTGCGATGAATAAAAAAGGATATGAAAGCTTTGAATCGGTTTTACACAATGGAATGAAGGAAATCAAAGCAGAAGATTTTGAAACTGTCGCAGAAAAAACCAATGCTTTAATTCTGGACACAAGAAGTGCAGCCGATTTTAGTAAAGCCTATATTCCACAATCTATTAATATTGGAATCAACGGCGATTTTGCTCCCTGGGTTGGAACTTTAATTGCTAATGTAAAACAACCTATTATATTGGTTACCGAAGCTGGTATGCAAGAAGAAACCGTAACCCGTTTAAGCCGTGTAGGTTTTGATACAATCATCGGACATTTGAAAGATGGCTTTGAAGCCTGGCAAAAAGCAGGTTTTGAAACAGATTCTGTAAACCGAATCACAGCAGAGCAATTTGCAAACGAAGCCGACATTCAAAAAGACAAAATAATCGATGTTCGAAAAGAAACTGAATATGAGGCTGAACATATCGAAGATGCATACAGCAAACCTTTGGCTTATATTAATGACTGGGTAAAAGATATTGACCCTAAGGAACATTTTTATCTGCATTGTGCAGGTGGTTATAGAAGCATGATTGCCGCTTCGATTTTACAAGCAAGAGGTTTCAGAAATTTCACCGAAATTGAAGGCGGTTTTGGAGCAATAGCAAAAACAACTATTGCAAAATCTGATTTCGTTTGCCAAAGTAAGGTTTTGAAAGCATAAACATTGAACATAAATTCTTTTACCATATAAGTTATATAAGTTCATTTAATTTCGGTGCGTTTTAACTATAAACTAATTAAACTTGTAAGTTCATATAAGTTAAGCGCAATCTAAACTCCAGCTTATAATTACTTACATCACTTATTACGGTGAAAAAAAACATTTTAATTTTTAAATAAACATGAGTATACTAGAAATTATAAAAGAGCCCTGGCCCTGGTACGTTGCAGGCCCATTGATTGGATTGACTGTTCCAATTTTATTAATCATCGGAAATAAATCTTTCGGAATCAGTTCCTCATTGCGCCATATTTGTGCTGCATGTATTCCTGCTAATATTTCCTTTTTTAAATACAACTGGAAAAAAGAAAGCTGGAATTTATTTTTCGTTCTAGGAATATTTTTTGGTGGTATTATCGCCGGTTATTTCCTGTCAAATCCAAACGCAGTTGTTATCACTCCCGAATTGTCAGCAAAATTAGCTACTTACGGAATCACAGACCACAATGGTTTAGTTCCGTCGCAATTATTTTCGTGGGAAAGTTTATTCACACTTCGAGGGTTTATCATGATTGTTGTGGGCGGATTTTTAGTAGGCTTCGGAACCCGTTATGCAGGAGGCTGTACAAGCGGACATGCCATTATGGGATTATCAAATCTGCAATGGCCGTCGTTAGTAGCAACCATCTGTTTTATGATTGGCGGTTTTATAATGTCACTTTTGATTTTGCCTTATATTCTTTCACTTTAAAATTTTAAAAAATGAGTTTAGAAAATAAAAATACAGACAACGAAGGAATCAACGCAAGTCAGCAAAATGAATCCGTGTTTGGAAACCTAAAATATTTAATCGTTGGGATTTTTTTCGGAATTATATTTGTAAAAGCCGAAAT encodes:
- a CDS encoding Crp/Fnr family transcriptional regulator, whose amino-acid sequence is MENSLKTLFPNFSNELIATIEESGSLQDFKAGTILMRTGQYIKNTVLITKGKIKIYREGDDGGEFLMYYLQPGQACAISMICTAKSEKSQIMAKVVEDVTVMMIPLQMMDKWMMEHRSWYEFVIETYRNRFEEVLEVVDNIAFRSMDERLEFYLKRHSDACGCSEVKLSHQEIASELNTSREVVSRLLKKMEQRGLVKLNRNQIELLKTNSTNLR
- a CDS encoding helix-turn-helix domain-containing protein, producing the protein MNVRIEKMSVVNDKMKDKIKTNSYKTQNNITVKAMTEDNSEHNNFRIPIPSRFEEVFTHFYFAENKSGKLISKTLLPSYQTILIFNFGAKPYLITKQNTKIEVDKYLIIGPIKQAFDYVLPHRTEMLTVNFKDDAFSRFFGNAAISEHLPISPDDLVNDDCFGILWYKLSKIQNIEERVNCVLEFSEPYLVTRNNIAEQLSNFRDQSLNSIKYVASQNNQAERNMQLQHKKHFGYSSKEYNRYERFLKAIELIQNLASLSSKIDWFEIVTQCGYYDQSQLIKDFKHYINLTPSQYLKFQQDICNPIS
- a CDS encoding NAD(P)H-dependent oxidoreductase produces the protein MKHLIIYAHPNPNSLNSYLKSTTAAHLEKNNHEVVIRDLYALNFNPVLSLDDMAGQRNGLVSDDVKREQEFITWADCITFIHPIWWTGLPAIMKGYIDRVFSYGFAYRYDQGIQKGLLAGKKAVIINTHGKSKAEYEAIGMDKALLLTSDKGIYTYSGLEVIEHLFFDKADRSVSEHLENWTNQIKKAY
- a CDS encoding sulfite exporter TauE/SafE family protein, giving the protein MEYAGYFASVIIGISLGLIGGGGSILTVPILVYLFKVNPEQATSYSLFIVGITAMSGSYSHYKMGNLKLKSALYFAIPSVVSILIIREVIFPQIAATLFSVASYSVSKDFLIMVVFSILMITAAISMIRKNEPEIKATKTNYIQLSVIGFVVGIVTGFLGAGGGFLIIPALLFFAKLPMKQAVGTSLLIITINSVIGFGGDLYIGTRINYPFLLGISIMALLGMLIGSQLSKKIDGTKLKPLFGWFVLIMGIYIITKEVLF
- a CDS encoding cytochrome ubiquinol oxidase subunit I, whose product is MEEMLFYDRMQFAFTITFHYLFPQLTMGLSLIIVYFKWKYLKTNNEQYNHATHFWMKIFALNFAMGVVTGIPMEFQFGTNWAKFSELTGGIIGQTLAMEGMFSFFLESSFLGIFLFGEKLLGHKWHFVTGLLIMVGSWASGYLIIATHSWMQNPVGYEILENGKFVLTNFKALFLNPWLWPSYLHNQAASLVTSSFVVAGIGAFYILSRKNVSFGKLFLKTGVIFGLISTIIVAVPTGDLLAKNVVKYQPVTFAAMEGIFHTEKKGSEIVLIGQPDVKDKKLDNKIAVPNILSFLTYGNWNQEIKGLDQFEEDLHPTNISGLYYAYHIMVGLGTVFIGLMVLALFQLIRGKLFETKWILWSLMFMMPFPYIANTTGWYTAELGRQPWLVYNLLRTASGASPTVSSGNTLFTLLGFIGLYLLLGMLFLLLVGKIINKGPHHVELSTEKI
- the cydB gene encoding cytochrome d ubiquinol oxidase subunit II; the encoded protein is MEFFWYVVLMGILAVYLVLDGYDFGAGIIHLFFAKTERDKKVITNSIGPFWDANEVWLIAAGGVLFFAFPTLYASSFSGFYLPLIMILWLLIFRAIGLEMRGQVHHHMWEAIWDKAFGIASLLLALFFGMALGNIVRGVNLGMVQNGVSTQEAHYFFLPLWNPTFSPQANELGIIDWFTLFLGIVSVVALTIHGANWIIYKTNSSLNPKLKNVVFKLNIVLLVLVFISLQVWHFIEPKPFHNFVENPILWFFPILTFVGILGLFKVRSFKKDGYGFLFSTLFLVGGFASTAVSIFPNVLPSTNKVNPSLTIYNTAAGEYGLNASLSWFFIALFLVIVYFIIQYRVFSGKMDDVGYGEH
- a CDS encoding MBL fold metallo-hydrolase — encoded protein: MKIEQIYTGCLAQGAYYITSNGEAAIVDPLREIQPYLDRLERDGVKLKYIFETHFHADFVSGHLDLSKETHASIVYGPNAKPEFECIIAKDGEDFKIGNIIIKALHTPGHTMESTTYLLIDENGKDYAIFSGDTLFIGDVGRPDLAQKAAGMTQDELAGILFYSLRNKIMTLADDVIVYPAHGAGSACGKNMSKETISTIGNQKITNYALRENMTETEFIKEVTDGLLPPPAYFSMNVAMNKKGYESFESVLHNGMKEIKAEDFETVAEKTNALILDTRSAADFSKAYIPQSINIGINGDFAPWVGTLIANVKQPIILVTEAGMQEETVTRLSRVGFDTIIGHLKDGFEAWQKAGFETDSVNRITAEQFANEADIQKDKIIDVRKETEYEAEHIEDAYSKPLAYINDWVKDIDPKEHFYLHCAGGYRSMIAASILQARGFRNFTEIEGGFGAIAKTTIAKSDFVCQSKVLKA
- a CDS encoding DUF4260 domain-containing protein — its product is MEILIQIEELIMFLGCIYLFSRLNLKWWWFPVLLLLPDLAMIGYAFNSATGAITYNIIHFKGTAVIIGLYGLAKDNRKLMLIGIILLAHATMDRAIGTGLKYFDGFWHTSLSTEPFL
- a CDS encoding YeeE/YedE family protein, whose amino-acid sequence is MLEIIKEPWPWYVAGPLIGLTVPILLIIGNKSFGISSSLRHICAACIPANISFFKYNWKKESWNLFFVLGIFFGGIIAGYFLSNPNAVVITPELSAKLATYGITDHNGLVPSQLFSWESLFTLRGFIMIVVGGFLVGFGTRYAGGCTSGHAIMGLSNLQWPSLVATICFMIGGFIMSLLILPYILSL